The following are encoded in a window of Balaenoptera ricei isolate mBalRic1 chromosome 1, mBalRic1.hap2, whole genome shotgun sequence genomic DNA:
- the ISG15 gene encoding ubiquitin-like protein ISG15, whose amino-acid sequence MGRNLKVKMLGGQEILVPLRDSMLASELKQQIAQQIGVPAFQQHLAHQDTREVLQDGVPLVCQGLGPDSTVLLMVQSCKDPLSILVRNDKGRSSTYVVQLTQRVAELKQQVCQKEHVQADQFWLTFEGKPMEDKCQLGEYGLTTLCTVFMNLRLRGGGAGPGGPRGGRPTEHQEYSCSTLCSTSLHPSGEIGGGVEEGVV is encoded by the exons ATG GGTAGGAACCTGAAGGTGAAGATGCTAGGGGGCCAGGAGATCCTGGTGCCCCTGAGGGACTCCATGCTGGCATCCGAGCTGAAGCAGCAGATCGCCCAGCAGATCGGCGTGCCCGCCTTCCAGCAGCACCTGGCCCACCAGGACACTCGCGAGGTGCTGCAGGACGGGGTGCCCCTGGTCTGCCAGGGCCTGGGCCCCGACAGCACCGTCCTGCTGATGGTGCAGAGCTGCAAAGACCCCCTGAGCATCCTGGTGAGGAATGACAAGGGTCGCAGCAGCACCTACGTGGTCCAGCTGACGCAGAGGGTGGCCGAGCTCAAGCAGCAAGTGTGCCAAAAGGAGCACGTGCAAGCCGACCAGTTCTGGCTGACTTTCGAGGGGAAGCCCATGGAGGACAAGTGCCAGCTGGGGGAGTACGGCCTCACAACCCTGTGCACCGTGTTCATGAATCTGCGCCtgcgggggggcggggcagggccagGAGGGCCGCGGGGAGGGCGCCCCACTGAGCACCAGGAATACAGTTGTAGCACCCTCTGTAGCACCAGTCTGCACCCTTCCGGAgagattgggggaggggtggaggagggagtggtATGA
- the LOC132375025 gene encoding basic proline-rich protein-like, whose product MKACSVYARSAWVAPAGAETLTRTRGNTQTAAQNRVLRAGRSPLRGHRQTLGHSAAPPLTRTAQPSPAGWEREGTLSRPTLAHLLAPTPQPPTPPSHLPSLQLQPPLPLISYPDPGPHPDPAPSPAPAPHLCALPGPRFLPAPVPPAVLQRPQPLRSLLCRRPPVLIRPTLLAAGAATPRGRWGPRRRLPLSLLPALPPRRPSPLAHRLSPGLGAGSGRGPPRPALYSLPPEARSLLPLAAGAAPASAGDRAAGTRRVPGEGPLAALPTRTGFSWAARRAGSGAAGPPEAGSGKTEPSGSPAESCRRLWPRR is encoded by the exons ATGAAGGCGTGCAGTGTGTATGCACGCAG TGCCTGGGTCGCGCCAGCAGGAGCAGAGACATTGACACGCACACGCGGTAACACGCAGACCGCAGCCCAGAACCGGGTCCTTCGTGCAGGCCGATCCCCCCTGCGGGGACACAGACAGACCCTCGGACACTCCGCCGCGCCGCCGCTCACAcgcacagcccagcccagcccagccgggTGGGAGCGGGAGGGGACCCTGTCCCGCCCTACTCTCGCCCACCTACTcgcccccactccccagccccccaccccgccctcacACCTGCCTTCTCTCCAGCTCCAGCCTCCGCTCCCCCTCATCTCCTACCCCGACCCCGGCCCCCATCCCGACCCtgcaccctccccagccccagcgccCCACCTCTGCGCCCTCCCCGGCCCCCGCTTCCTTCCAGCCCCGGTCCCCCCAGCCGTCCTCCAGCGCCCGCAGCCCCTGCGTTCTCTTTTGTGCCGTCGCCCTCCCGTCCTCATCCGCCCGACCCTCCTTGCGGCGGGAGCCGCGACTCCCCGCGGACGCTGGGGTCCCCGGAGGCGTCTTCCTTTGTCTCTGCTCCCCGCCCTCCCTCCGCGGCGCCCCTCGCCCCTCGCTCACCGCCTCAGCCCCGGCCTGGGCGCGGGGAGCGGGCGCGGCCCTCCGCGGCCGGCTCTTTATTCTCTCCCTCCGGAGGCGCGCTCGCTCCTCCCGCTCGCAGCCGGCGCCGCTCCCGCCTCCGCCGGGGACCGAGCAGCCGGGACCCGCCGAGTCCCGGGCGAGGGGCCGCTCGCCGCCCTTCCCACTCGGACCGGCTTCTCCTGGGCAGCCAGGCGGGCAGGATCCGGGGCTGCGGGACCCCCCGAGGCTGGCTCCGGGAAGACTGAGCCCAGCGGGAGCCCCGCGGAGAGCTGCCGGCGCCTCTGGCCCAGGCGCTGA